The window TCCGATAACTCGACACTGGATTTTAAGACTGCTACAGCCAACGAGCGGTAAATCGAGCCGCTATCTAGATAATTCCACCCCAAAAGTTTTGCAACGGCACGGCTAACTGTGCCTTTGCCGGCGCCGCTGGGGCCGTCTATGGTCAATACCGGTACTTGCATGTTAAAAGCTCGTCAGTACCAAACCCAGCTTGGTCGCCAAGTCGCGGAACTCCGGAAATGAAGTATTCACGTTCGCACAATCCTTGATTGTGATCGATCCGGAAGCACGCAAGCCGGCAATCGAAAACGACATAGCGATACGGTGATCGCCATGGGATTCGACTTCGCCGCTACCGATATGGCCACCGCCATTAATAACCATACCGTCTTTGGTCGGCTGGGCATCAACCCCTAGAATTTGTAAACCATCCGCCATGACTTGAATGCGGTCTGATTCCTTAACCCGCAACTCCTCCGCACCAGTCAATACAGTTTGGCCTTCGGCACAAGCAGCGGCCACAAACAATACCGGAAACTCATCGATCGCCAGCGGTACCAAATGCTCAGGAATATTGATACCTTTCAATTGGCTGGAACGCACCCTGAGATCGGCAACCGGTTCGCCACCCACTTCTCTTTCGTTCAACACTTCAATGTTAGCGCCCATCAACCTCAAAATATCAATGATGCCGGTACGGGTTGGATTAATACCGACGTGACGCAAGGTCACATCGGAATCGGGCGCTATACTGGCGCCGACCAGAAAAAACGCCGCCGAGGAAATATCGCTGGGCACATCAATACGCGCCGCAGTTAACTTGCCTTGGTTAGTGATGCGCGCGGTACTGCCTTCGCGCGTGACCGGGTAGCCAAAACCGTTCAACATGCGCTCGGTGTGATCGCGGGTTGGTGCAGGTTCGGTGACGCTGGTCTCGCCTTCGGCATACATGCCGGCAAGCAACAAACAGGATTTGACCTGGGCGCTGGCAATCGGCATATCGTAATGAATGCCTTGTAATTTGCCGGCTTTACCTTTGATATGCAGCGGCGCGGTGCCGTTTTCCTGGGTAATAATCTCGGCCCCCATCAATGCCAACGGCGCGGTCACCCGTTTCATCGGCCGCGATTCCAGCGACTTGTCGCCAGTCAACACCGTATCGAAAGGCTGACCAGCCAACAAACCACTCAGCAATCGCATGGAGGTACCCGAATTACCCAAATACAAAGGCGCTTGCGGTGCTTTTAAGCCGTGCTTGCCAACGCCATGAATTGTCACTTCCCCATTAACCGGCCCTTCAATCTTCACGCCCATGGACCGGAAGGCTTCTAAGGTAGAAATAGCATCTTCAGCATTCAAAAAACCGGTGACATGCGTGACGCCTTCCGCTAACGAGCCCAGCATGATGGAACGGTGCGACATGGATTTATCGCCAGGCACACGGATTTCGCCGCGCAAGCTACCGCCCGGCTGCACTTGAAAAGTAATGGTTTGTGACATGTTAATCTTCTTAGTCTTCTTGTTGATCGAGAAAACGCTGCCGGGCATTTCTGGCATACGTAAAGGTTTCGAACAATTGCGCGGCTTGATCCTCAACCAGCAATTGTTCTATTTTGCTTAATTCCGCTTGAAACTGCCGGATCAACGGCACGATTTCCTGCTTGTTCGCCAGGCAGATATCCTGCCACATGGTCGGATCGCTGGAGGCGATGCGGCTGAAATCCCTGAAACCGCCGGCGGCATATTTAAATATCTCGCGCTGTTCGTCCTTACGCCCCAGCAAACCGACCAAGGCGAAAGCCAGAATATGCGGCAGATGGCTGGTGGCGGCCAGCACAGTGTCGTGATGTTCCACCGTCATCACCGAAACGCTGGAACCGATCTTTTCCCAAAATGCATGGATTTTCGCCAGCGCCAGCTTATCGGTGCTTTCTAGCGGCGTCAGGATCAGGCGGCGATTGACAAACAAATCGACGGTCGAGGCATCAACACCGCTGCGTTCCGCGCCGGCAATCGGATGCGCCGGCACAAAATTAGTCGGTACGCTGCCGAATACCATTTCGAGCGCAGATACCACGCTGCCCTTAGTGCTGCCGGCATCGCTGTAAATAGCATTCGAGTTCCAGTGCGGTTTAATTTGTTCGAAAATAGCCTGCATGCTACCGACCGGCGTGGCAACGATTACGCAATCGGTATTTTCCAGCGCTGAAGCTATGTCGGTGTAAAACTCATCAATGACGCCGAGTTGTTTGGCCAATTGCATATTCGGCAGATTTTTCTCGCGGCCATAGGCAACAACCTCACTGCATAAACCCTGCGCGCGCGCGGCTCTGGCTATCGAACCGCCAATCAAACCTATGCCAATGATGCACAGGCGGTTAAACACCGCTCAACACCTCGCGCAATGCGTTTATAAATATTGCGTTTTCGCGCTCGGTGCCGATGCTGACCCGCAGGTGGTTGGGCATTTCATAATTGGCTACCGGTCGCACGATGACACCCTTGCGCAACAAGGCCTCGTAAATAGGCATGGCCGCCTGTTTGACATCCACGGACACAAAATTGCCGGATGAAGGAATCCAGGGTAAATCCAAATCCTTGAACGCGTCAGTCAACTGCGCCATGCCCGCATTATTGAGAGCCACGGTCTGATTCAGGTAATCTGTGTCCCCCAGCGCGGCTTCCGCTGCGGCTAATGCCAGCATGCTGCAATTGAAAGGTTGGCGCACTCTGTTCAACAGATCGGCGATGTCAGGGGAGGAAATCCCGTAACCGATGCGCAAGCCTGCCAACCCATATGCCTTGGAGAAAGTGCGGGCTATGATCAGATTTGGATAACGATTCGGCCAATCAATAGATTCGGCTCTAAGGGCAGGAGCCACGAATTCATGATAAGCCTCATCCAAGACGCACAGCACATGAACAGGCAAATTGGCGATGAAGCTTTCCAGTTCATCTTTATCCAGCAAGGTGCCGGTCGGATTATTGGGATTGGCGATAAACACTAGGCGTGTTTGCGGACCAACTTGTTCGCGCATCGCTGGCAAATCATGGCCGTAATTTTTGGCCGGCACGACTTTGGCTTTGGCGCCGACGGCTTGCGTCAGAATCGGATACAACGCGAACGCGTGCTGGGAAAATACCACTTCCAATTCCGGTGTAACAAAAGTCCGCATTACTAATTCCAGAATCTCACTGGAGCCGTTACCCAAGGTAATTTGTTCGGGAGCCACGCTTAATTTAGCAGATAGCCCGGCTTTCAACGCAAAACCGCTGCCATCGGGATAGCGGGTCAGTTCGGGCAATGTCGCTTGGATGGCGGCGGCAACTTTCGCACCGGTACCGAGAGGATTTTCATTGGACGCTAACTTAATGACTTCTGCTATACCCAGCTCGCGTTGCAATTCTTCAACCGGTTTGCCAGGCACGTAAGGCACCAGCTGTTGAACGCCGGCAGTAGCAAGTTCTAAAAATTTATTCATCGACCTAAGATTAAATAACGGCTTTTGGATAAGAGCCGAGGATTTTCAACATTTTTACGTTGTTTTGCAGAGTTTCCAGGGCTTTGGCAACATCAGGATCATCTCGATGACCATCGATATCAATAAAAAACACGTATTCCCACAAGCCCTGCCGCGATGGCCTGGACTCAATATGCGCCATACTGATGCCGTATTCGGCAAACGGCCCCAGAATTTTATGTAGCGCGCCAGCCTGATTGCCGGTAGATACCAAAATGGAGGTTTTATCGAGTCCAGTGGATGCCGGCTGCTGCTTACCGATGACGATAAAGCGCGTGGTATTGTTGGATTCATCCTCGATATGCTGTTCGATGATGTTCAACTCATACAATTCGGCTGCCATCAAACCGGCTATCGCGGCCTTGTTATGATCCAACGACGCGAGCCTGGCGGCTTCGGCATTACTGCTGACCGCCGTGCAAGGCACACCAGGCAAATAGCTATTTAACCATTGCCGACATTGCGCCAAGGATTGCTGATGGGAATAGACTTCGTTAATCGCGGCTAATGTATCCATTTTGCCGAGCAGATTTTGATGCACGCGAATTTCCACTTCACCGCAAATTTGCAATGAGGTGGTCATGAAGCGATCCAGCGTATGCGCAATCACGCCTTCGGTGGAATTTTCCACCGGCACCACGCCGAATTGGCAATGACCGGTTTCCACAGCTAGAAAAATCTCCGGAATCGTAGCGGCCGGGATGCCTTTGACTGCATGGCCGAAATGCTTGAACGTCGCTTGCTGAGTAAACGTGCCGACCGGCCCCAAAAAGGCGACTTCCAAGGGCTTTTCCAAGGCCAAACAAGCCGACATCAATTCCCGGAATAGATGCACAGACGCATCATCACTCAACGGGCCGGGATTCAGCTCTTTGATTTTACGCAACACTTGAGCTTCACGATCAGCACGATAAAAACTACCGGTTTCACCTTCTGCCATTTTGGTTCTGGCTACTTCAATAGCACACTCCGCTCGTCGATTGATCAACTGCAATATTTGCTGATCAATCGCGTCGATACGTTCGCGCAGCTCCGATAAAGGAATAATCGCCGTCATTTTTGAATTGTTTAGTGAGTACGTTCGAACTCGGCCATGAAATCGATCAAGGCATCGACCCCGGCTTCCGGCATGGCGTTGTAAATACTCGCACGCATGCCCCCGACCGAGCGGTGGCCAGCAAGCGTACTAAGGCCGTTTTTCTCGGCCAACGCCAAAAATTCTTTGTCCAGCCCCGCATCCGCCAACACGAAAGGCACGTTCATTCGGGAGCGGTAGTCTTTCACCACCGGATTGCTATAAAGGCTGGATTCATCGATAGCCTGGTAAAGCTTGCCGGCTTTACGAATATTATGCTGCTCGATAGCTGCGATACCGCCTTGCTGTTTCAGCCATTGCAGCACCAATCCCAACAGATACCAATTATAGGTGGCAGGCGTATTCAACATGGAGTCGGCTTTTGCCTGTTGCTGGTAGTCGAACACTGCCGGCACGGTTTTCGGTGCCAAGCCTACCAAATCGTCCCGAACGATAACCACGGTCACACCGGACGGCCCCATGTTTTTCTGCGTACCGGCATAAATAATACCGTAGCGGCTAACATCGACCGGACGCGACAAGATATTCGAGGACATATCACACACCAACGGTAAATCGCCGGCATCGGGCACTTCGGAAAATTCTACGCCGTGGATGGTTTCGTTGGATGTGTAGTGCAAATAAGCAGCATCTTTATCGATATTCCAGGTATCGAACGCTGGAATAGTGGTGAATTTTTCCGCTTCCGAGGTAGCCGCAAGCTGTACTTCGCAATATTTACCTGCTTCCTTGATTGCACTAGTCGACCATGCGCCGGTATTCGCATAACCGGCCTTGGTTTTACCGTTGAGAATATTCTGCGGAATCATTGCAAATTGCGCGCTGGCGCCGCCTTGCAGGAACAGCACTTTGTAATTAGCAGGAATGCCGAGCAGTTCGATCAGATCGTTTTTCATCGCTTCGGCTATGGCCATGAAATGCTTACCACGATGACTCATTTCCATCACCGACATGCCGCTATCTTGCCAATTCAACATCTCTTGCTGGGCTTGCTGCAACACCGCTTCCGGCATCATTGACGGACCGGCGCTAAAGTTATAAATCCTTGCCATGCTTATTCCTCTTCTCCGCCTTGTTCGGCGCTATCTGCTGGAACATCGGTTTCGTCAATATCGCCTTCGGCGTCATCGTCTTCATCGCCCAGACCATCAATGCGATCCACGCCGACGACTCTTTCGCCCTTATCCAGACGAATCACCGTGACGCCTTGGGTGTTTCTACCGACCACGGAAATTTCCTTGACCCGCGTCCGCACTAAAATACCGCCGTCGGTAATCAACATTATTTCGTCGGTATCGTTGACCAATACCGCGCCAACTACCGCGCCATTACGTTCGGAAGTCTGAATCGCGATCAAACCCTGACCGCCGCGTCTATGTTGGGTAAACTCTTCCAGTTTGGTCCGTTTGCCGTAACCGTTTTCGGTGATATTCAGCACCGTGCCTTCGCTGGCGATAATCAGCGAAATGACTTTTTGACCTTCTTGCAAGCGAATGCCACGCACCCCGGTAGCGGTTCTGCCCATCGAGCGCACATCGGTTTCGTTGAAGCACACCGCTTTGCCGTCGCTGCTGAACAACAATACGTTTTGCTGACCGTCGGTAATCGCTACGCCCACCAAGGTGTCATTTTCGTTTAAATCTATCGCGATTTTACCGTTGCTGCGTTGACGTTCGAATTCAGGCAACGGGGTTTTTTTCACGGTACCTGAAGACGTTGCCATAAAAATGTATTTGTCGGCACTGTATTCGCGGACCGGCAACATTGCGTTAATTTTTTCGCCTTCTTCCAACGGCAATAAATTCACGAAAGGCTTACCGCGCGATGCCCGGCTGGCGACCGGTAAATTAAACACCCGCAACCAATAAACTTTACCGGCAGACGAAAAGCATAAAATCGTATCGTGAGTATTTGCAATAATCAGTTTTTCGACAAAATCGTTTTCCTTCGTCGCTGTCGCCGACTTGCCACGTCCACCGCGACGCTGAGCTTTGTAATCGCTGAGGGGCTGGGTTTTTACGTAACCTTCGTGCGACATGGTCACCACCATATCTTCTTCGGTGATGAGATCTTCAGCGGATAGATTGGAGTAATCCTGAACGATTTCGGTGCGACGGGCATCGCCGTATTGGGATTTGATTTCTTCCAGCTCTTCGCGGATCACTTCCATCAAGCGCACGTCATTACCGAGAATATGCAGATATTCGTCGATCAGCTCGAGCAATTGCTTGTATTCGTTGACGATTTTTTCTTGTTCTAAACCGGTCAAACGATGCAAACGCAAATCCAGAATTGCCTGCGCTTGGGCTTCCGACAAGCGGTAAGCACCATCCGCCAAACCAAACTCAACGGATAAATCATCGGGCCTCGAACGGTCGGCATCGGCTCTATCCAGCAATGCAGCCACCAAGCCGGCTTTCCAGGTCTGCGCCAGCAAACCCACTTTAGCTTCTTGCGGATTCGGCGAAGATTTGATCAGCTCGATCATTTCGTCGATGTTAGCCAGCGCAACCGCCAGGCCCTCCAGGATATGCGCCCGCTCCCGCGCCTTCCGCAAGTTGTAAATCGTTCTACGGGTGACTATCTCGCGACGGTGATCGACGAATGCGGCGAGAATCTCTTTCAGACCCATCAGGTGCGGGCGACCGTCGTATAGCGCCACCATGTTGATACCAAACACGGTCTGCATCTGGGTTTGTTTGTACAGATTATTTAGCACCACGTCCGGCACCTCGCCGCGGCGCAATTCGATGACCATGCGCATGCCATCCTTGTCTGACTCGTCGCGCAGGCCGGAGATACCGTCCAGCTTGCCATCTTTGACCAATTCGGCGATTTTTTCCAACAAGCGGGCTTTGTTGACCTGGTATGGTAGCTCAGTGGTGATAATGGCTTGGCGGCCGCTATCGCCTATGTCTTCAAAATGGCTGCGGCCGCGCAGGTAAATACGGCCACGGCCCGTGGCATACGCTTCAAAAATACCGGAGGCGCCATTGATAATACCGGCGGTTGGAAAATCCGGTCCCGGCACGATTTGCATCAATTCCGGAATAGTCAGATCGGGATTTTCGATCAAGGCCAAACAAGCGCTGATAATCTCGCTGAGATTATGCGGCGGTATATTGGTTGCCATACCGACCGCGATACCGGATGAGCCATTGACCAACAAGGTTGGCACTCGGGTTGGCATGACGGTGGGTTCGGATTCGGATTCGTCGTAGTTGGCGACGAAATCCACTGTTTCCTTGTCCAGGTCAGCGAGTAATTCATGGGCAATTTTCGCCATCCGCACTTCGGTATACCGCATCGCCGCCGGCGAATCGCCGTCCACCGAACCGAAGTTACCTTGACCGTCAATTAACATGTAGCGCAAAGAAAACGGCTGAGCCATGCGGACCATGGTGTCGTATACGGCTGTATCGCCATGCGGGTGGTATTTACCGATCACGTCACCGACGATACGTGCCGATTTTTTATAGGGTTTGTTCCAATCGTTCCCTAGTTCGTTCATCGCATAAAGCACGCGACGGTGCACCGGCTTGAGGCCGTCTCTGACATCGGGAAGTGCCCTGCCGACGATGACGCTCATGGCATAATCGAGGTAGGATTGTTTCATCTCGTCTTCGAGATTGACGGGGATAATTTCTTTAGCGAAGTCTGACATGGGTCCGTGGTTCCAGTGCAGTCGAAAGCTTATCGATCGACGGGTTAGCCTGAAGCATCAATTCCATTTACGCATGGCTAACAGGTTTATAAAGCCGTCGATTATAGCAAACGCCACCCTCTGCCGTCAGGCAAAAATCTCGGTCAAAAAGTTTTGCATCGCTTGCCAAGACCGGCGATCAGCAATCGGCTGATAAACTGTACCAAAATCGGGATTATTGGCCACAGGGTTGGTAAACGCGTGCATCGTGTGGCCGTAACTATGCAACTGCCAGTCCGCACCTGCCTTGGTTAATTCGTCTTGCAAGGCAAGTACTTGCTCAGCGGAGGCCATGGGGTCATCATAGCCATGCAACACCAGTACCTTGGCCTTGATTTCGGGGTTCGGGATATTTTCAGGCGCACCGAGCAAGCCATGAAACGACACAACCCCGCGAATATCCACACCGATCCGCGCCAAATCCAGCGCACACAAACCGCCGAAACAAAAACCTATCGCCGCAATCCTAGCGTTGTCGGCCCATGGCATTAGTTTGACAGTGGATAGCGCCGCCCGTAAGCGCTGTTGCAATTTCCCCCGATCTTGTATGAAGGGTTGCATCAATACGGCGTTTTGTTCCGGCGTCTTTCCCAGGACGCCTTTGCCGTACATATCCGTAGCGAACGCCAAATAACCCAGTTCGGCCAATTTGAGGGCCTTGTCGGCCACAAACTGGTCTCGTCCGCCCCAAGCATGATGGATCAGCACCACCGGTCTCTGCCCAATAATTGCATCGTCATAAGCAAAAAAACCTTCCAGTACCGTATCGCGATCCAGGTAACTGACGGTGTTCGACATTATTGCCATAAGCTTTTTCCTATCCCGTTAATCACAGCTCGCCAGTTTGTTGCAATGCTTGCAAAAATCCCGCCGATGCCTCTTCCACCATATCCAGTACCCGCTCGAAACCATAACTACCACCGTAGTAAGGGTCTGGCACTTCGCGTTGATTCAAGTGCGGCGCATAATCGAGAAAATGCCGAATCTTATGGCTCAAATCAATCGGACAGGCTTCTTTTAATATGGCGTGATTTTCGT of the Methylomonas sp. MK1 genome contains:
- the pheA gene encoding prephenate dehydratase, with amino-acid sequence MTAIIPLSELRERIDAIDQQILQLINRRAECAIEVARTKMAEGETGSFYRADREAQVLRKIKELNPGPLSDDASVHLFRELMSACLALEKPLEVAFLGPVGTFTQQATFKHFGHAVKGIPAATIPEIFLAVETGHCQFGVVPVENSTEGVIAHTLDRFMTTSLQICGEVEIRVHQNLLGKMDTLAAINEVYSHQQSLAQCRQWLNSYLPGVPCTAVSSNAEAARLASLDHNKAAIAGLMAAELYELNIIEQHIEDESNNTTRFIVIGKQQPASTGLDKTSILVSTGNQAGALHKILGPFAEYGISMAHIESRPSRQGLWEYVFFIDIDGHRDDPDVAKALETLQNNVKMLKILGSYPKAVI
- the gyrA gene encoding DNA gyrase subunit A; translated protein: MSDFAKEIIPVNLEDEMKQSYLDYAMSVIVGRALPDVRDGLKPVHRRVLYAMNELGNDWNKPYKKSARIVGDVIGKYHPHGDTAVYDTMVRMAQPFSLRYMLIDGQGNFGSVDGDSPAAMRYTEVRMAKIAHELLADLDKETVDFVANYDESESEPTVMPTRVPTLLVNGSSGIAVGMATNIPPHNLSEIISACLALIENPDLTIPELMQIVPGPDFPTAGIINGASGIFEAYATGRGRIYLRGRSHFEDIGDSGRQAIITTELPYQVNKARLLEKIAELVKDGKLDGISGLRDESDKDGMRMVIELRRGEVPDVVLNNLYKQTQMQTVFGINMVALYDGRPHLMGLKEILAAFVDHRREIVTRRTIYNLRKARERAHILEGLAVALANIDEMIELIKSSPNPQEAKVGLLAQTWKAGLVAALLDRADADRSRPDDLSVEFGLADGAYRLSEAQAQAILDLRLHRLTGLEQEKIVNEYKQLLELIDEYLHILGNDVRLMEVIREELEEIKSQYGDARRTEIVQDYSNLSAEDLITEEDMVVTMSHEGYVKTQPLSDYKAQRRGGRGKSATATKENDFVEKLIIANTHDTILCFSSAGKVYWLRVFNLPVASRASRGKPFVNLLPLEEGEKINAMLPVREYSADKYIFMATSSGTVKKTPLPEFERQRSNGKIAIDLNENDTLVGVAITDGQQNVLLFSSDGKAVCFNETDVRSMGRTATGVRGIRLQEGQKVISLIIASEGTVLNITENGYGKRTKLEEFTQHRRGGQGLIAIQTSERNGAVVGAVLVNDTDEIMLITDGGILVRTRVKEISVVGRNTQGVTVIRLDKGERVVGVDRIDGLGDEDDDAEGDIDETDVPADSAEQGGEEE
- the aroA gene encoding 3-phosphoshikimate 1-carboxyvinyltransferase, with the protein product MSQTITFQVQPGGSLRGEIRVPGDKSMSHRSIMLGSLAEGVTHVTGFLNAEDAISTLEAFRSMGVKIEGPVNGEVTIHGVGKHGLKAPQAPLYLGNSGTSMRLLSGLLAGQPFDTVLTGDKSLESRPMKRVTAPLALMGAEIITQENGTAPLHIKGKAGKLQGIHYDMPIASAQVKSCLLLAGMYAEGETSVTEPAPTRDHTERMLNGFGYPVTREGSTARITNQGKLTAARIDVPSDISSAAFFLVGASIAPDSDVTLRHVGINPTRTGIIDILRLMGANIEVLNEREVGGEPVADLRVRSSQLKGINIPEHLVPLAIDEFPVLFVAAACAEGQTVLTGAEELRVKESDRIQVMADGLQILGVDAQPTKDGMVINGGGHIGSGEVESHGDHRIAMSFSIAGLRASGSITIKDCANVNTSFPEFRDLATKLGLVLTSF
- a CDS encoding dienelactone hydrolase family protein; protein product: MAIMSNTVSYLDRDTVLEGFFAYDDAIIGQRPVVLIHHAWGGRDQFVADKALKLAELGYLAFATDMYGKGVLGKTPEQNAVLMQPFIQDRGKLQQRLRAALSTVKLMPWADNARIAAIGFCFGGLCALDLARIGVDIRGVVSFHGLLGAPENIPNPEIKAKVLVLHGYDDPMASAEQVLALQDELTKAGADWQLHSYGHTMHAFTNPVANNPDFGTVYQPIADRRSWQAMQNFLTEIFA
- the hisC gene encoding histidinol-phosphate transaminase, whose amino-acid sequence is MNKFLELATAGVQQLVPYVPGKPVEELQRELGIAEVIKLASNENPLGTGAKVAAAIQATLPELTRYPDGSGFALKAGLSAKLSVAPEQITLGNGSSEILELVMRTFVTPELEVVFSQHAFALYPILTQAVGAKAKVVPAKNYGHDLPAMREQVGPQTRLVFIANPNNPTGTLLDKDELESFIANLPVHVLCVLDEAYHEFVAPALRAESIDWPNRYPNLIIARTFSKAYGLAGLRIGYGISSPDIADLLNRVRQPFNCSMLALAAAEAALGDTDYLNQTVALNNAGMAQLTDAFKDLDLPWIPSSGNFVSVDVKQAAMPIYEALLRKGVIVRPVANYEMPNHLRVSIGTERENAIFINALREVLSGV
- a CDS encoding prephenate dehydrogenase yields the protein MFNRLCIIGIGLIGGSIARAARAQGLCSEVVAYGREKNLPNMQLAKQLGVIDEFYTDIASALENTDCVIVATPVGSMQAIFEQIKPHWNSNAIYSDAGSTKGSVVSALEMVFGSVPTNFVPAHPIAGAERSGVDASTVDLFVNRRLILTPLESTDKLALAKIHAFWEKIGSSVSVMTVEHHDTVLAATSHLPHILAFALVGLLGRKDEQREIFKYAAGGFRDFSRIASSDPTMWQDICLANKQEIVPLIRQFQAELSKIEQLLVEDQAAQLFETFTYARNARQRFLDQQED
- the serC gene encoding 3-phosphoserine/phosphohydroxythreonine transaminase, whose translation is MARIYNFSAGPSMMPEAVLQQAQQEMLNWQDSGMSVMEMSHRGKHFMAIAEAMKNDLIELLGIPANYKVLFLQGGASAQFAMIPQNILNGKTKAGYANTGAWSTSAIKEAGKYCEVQLAATSEAEKFTTIPAFDTWNIDKDAAYLHYTSNETIHGVEFSEVPDAGDLPLVCDMSSNILSRPVDVSRYGIIYAGTQKNMGPSGVTVVIVRDDLVGLAPKTVPAVFDYQQQAKADSMLNTPATYNWYLLGLVLQWLKQQGGIAAIEQHNIRKAGKLYQAIDESSLYSNPVVKDYRSRMNVPFVLADAGLDKEFLALAEKNGLSTLAGHRSVGGMRASIYNAMPEAGVDALIDFMAEFERTH